AGCATAGTTACGGGGGTCCAGACAAGCATTCGGTCCGGTTCCATTATCGGGATCTGTTCCAAGACCATCCGGATCCATACCAACACAGTCAGGCGTATGCGACGTATCGTTAGCGTAATCAGGTGGATAATCCGATGAACTACCATTTAATGGTCCGGTATAAACACCAAAACGGGTGTTAATGCCCTGAACAGTAGGGCCGACTTTATTACCTGGCGCTAAATCTATTTCAAAAGTTTCACCATCTGCACCACAGCTTGAAGACTCGGCAAAGGCATAACGAATATCATTAGCCCCTTGTAACCCAGGTATATCTATTAAATGAAAGCTGCCTGTACCTATATCTGGATCAGGACCAGAACCAGAACCAGTCTTCAAAGTGACTGTGTCTGTTGTAGCATCAAAAGACGCCCCTAAACCCGCAGAAAAATCGAACTCATTAAAGCCAGTTGGCGTATCAGGATTTTGTGTTCCTTTACATACCATCACCGGTATCAGATCACACACACTTGCACCGCTACCAAATCCAGCTACAGCTGTCGCACCAACAGGTTTATCGGATACACCGACAACCTGAACTAAGTACGTTGTTAACGGCACCATAGGTGAAGCAACTTTAATGTAGTTAGGATCGTTTACCGTTGCGGCAACAAAAGAACCAGGTGTTAAATCCTCAGAAAATGTCACAGTCGGTACGGGGGCATGAGAAATCAGCTCGTCGGATAAGTTAGCATTAAATGCTGCCAGTGCAGCCGCCCGTGCGTCATCCATAGGTGTAACGCTAACCGACAACTGCAACGCTCTGGCGCCACTCAATGCGGCTGCATCCACAGCATTCTGCAGACGGGTTTTATTGAGTAACAAATGCCCTGTATCAATTGCTAAGCCAACCATTGCAACCAGAGCAACCAGGCCAATAGCAACGACTACTGTCACTATCCCCCGCTGCCGGTCTAATCTGACCTTACACAATCGAGTATCTGCTCTGCGTTTGCTACAGGTATTCATAATTAGCTACCTATATTTACCTGAATTTCATTTTTAACTTCTTGAGGTTTACTAACTGCTTCTCTATATTTTCGCAGTACATTCACCCCTATTTCACCATCCAGTGAGTTACCATCTCTACTCGCATTTTGCTGAGTAGCAGCCGGGTTATATGTCTGTTGCTCAATCATTGCCTGAACGCTGCTTCCCAACTCTGGTCTCTGCTGGCTACTACAACCGCTAATCATCAATCCCATTGCTATTATCATCAGGGTTTTCATGCCGCTGCCTCCTAATTAATTGAATGGCCGTAGTTATTTTCTAACCCACCGGATGAGCCATTAATTTTTGGCAATGGCGGTACGGCATAACTGGTTGCTGGCAACGACTTTTGGTCATCCTGATTGTCTGCAATCGCTTCGTTAATTGGTGCTTTTTTCAGGGTTTTATTACCCGCTGATGCAACCTGCTGCTGAGAGACATTTTTATCTTCGCTGTCTCCCAGGTTCTGACCCAAAATATAGAACTCAAAATCAGAAGGCTCGACAAAGTTGTCTGTTGGTAATGCTATTTCTTCGGTATTCAACGGCTTAGCCAATTGAGGTGTAACCAAAATAACCAGCTCTGTTTCACCTTTTTCAAATTCCTGGCTACGAAACAGATTACCCAGCACAGGAATGTCACCTAAGCCTGGAAACTTGTTCACAACTTCACGCATGTTTTCGTTAAGCAATCCTGCTATACCAATGGTCTGCCCATCAGCCAACTCAACCGTTGAGCTAGCTGAACGTTTGGTCAGTGCTGGCACGAAAAAGGTGGCATTAGTATTACCCGGAGATGCCGATACGCTGGCTGTTGAAGTCAATTCACTAACACTGATATTCAGTTTCATATTGATACGCTGGGAATCTAACACCACTGGTACAAACTTCAGGCCAATACCAAACTCCTTAAAATCAATGGTAATGCCATCTTCATTTGGTACTGGGATAGGAAACTCACCACCGGAAAGGAAAGACGCTTCCTGACCAGTAAGAGTGGTTAATGTTGGCTCTGCCAGAATTTTTGCTGAACCATCTTCTTTAGCAGCATCAAGCGCCATGCTGAACAGGAAATCCCCTCCCAGATAGCTGGCAAATAAACCTTTATCAGCAATAGCCAGATCATTCGGCGCAAATTCATCTATTGCAGGTCCGAAAATACCTCCTTGAGTGAAAACTGGAGTACGGGCACCTGTTGCACCGGCATTTAAACCACTAAATACGGCATCAGGAAAAGTCGCCCCACCACTGACAGCACCGAACTGGAAGTCATTGCCGGCACTGACCGCGTTGAACTTAATGCCCAGACGGCGGGCCACCCGGCGGGAAACCTCTGCAACGGTTACTTTCAGCATGACCTGCTGCGCGCCACCGACGCCCATCAGGTTGACCACACTGGAGATAGCATTATCTTCAGAATCATCTTTGGTGGGGACGGTAAAACTTTTAGCAATTTCTACTGCGGTATTCATCCGCGTCAGACTGCTAACCTCACCGCTCAATACAATCGCGCCCTGGGAGGAATGTACCTCTATATTCTCTTCGGGTAACAGTTCAAACAGCTTGGACTTCAGAGTATCCAGATCATGAGTTACTTCGATATCAAAGGCGCTGATAAGCTTATTACGGCCATCCCAGAGCAACACATTTGTGGTACCCAGACCACGGCCCAGAACATAAAGCTGTCCAGACTGCATGATGAGAATATCAGCGATATCAGGGTTACCAATTGAGATCTTTTTGACCGGCTTATTCAGACGCAGAATATGTGACTTATATAAAGGCACCCAAATCGTCTCTACTTGCCTAGTATGGTCGGTCAGCTCGTCATAGGTCTTTAATGTAGTACTGCGTGTTGTTTCCTGCGCGGCAACTGAACTGGCGGAAAACAAGAACATCAAGACAATCAGAGCCCTAAAAAGCTTACCGGGATATTGTATTGAATATTTCATAGTGACTTCCTTTCTTGCTGTCTGTGGAGGCTACATTTAGTGGCCGGATTCAGACGATTCAAAGCATTCGCGCAAACAGACGCCCTACAGTCTTACCTTGCTCTTCTGCACATTTGTGCCGCGAATTATAGTGACGTACGACCCACTGCTTGCCCGACGAATCTCTGGTTTCTTCACGACACCGCGATCCTTAGGGTTACGCAGGCTCAACTGGATAGGACCTTCATCACGGGCCTTAACAATGTCTTCTGCTTGCTGTGGTGATACTTCCAGAGTAACGGCACGCACGATCACCGGGTCTTTTTCATTAGTACTGGCGGTCTGGTCTACTGCCAGAACTTTCAGGTCGCTGAGAATAGTATTCGTAGTTGTACGTTTTTTAACGGTACGGCTGGCCAGGACATCAACCCTGTTACCCGGCAACAAGAAGCCACCGACACCGACAACATCATTTACCCGAACGGTTACGGCCCGCATATTAGGTTCAATAAGCGATGCTAACGTGCTGCCTTCAAGGTGCTCGCTGAAACGAGCCTGCATGAGAATCTCACCAGGAATAATATTCGCACTGGCAACCATGCCTTCTATTTGCTGGGCATTGCGAACAGCACCATCAGGAGCGAGCCCCATAGGCATCTCAATACGTTTCAGATGCCGTGATTCAACTTTTTGACCGTAAGGAATTTCCAGGGCAGCAGTCATAATGATTTCAGTCTCTACAACTTCTTTCGTTTCAACTACCTGGGGTTGCTGTGCGGCTAGCCAGTTATTAGCAACAAACACTGCCGCTACAGCCAGTAAACCTGAGAGCAGTAATAGCAATAGGGTTCTTGATTTAAACATGGTGACCTCCTGACAGTTCACCGGTATAGGCAAACTGGTCTTTTTCCTGATCAAGTTTTACGAAGTAACTTTTCCAGGCCCAGTCGATCAATTCTTCAGACAGTTTTCCGGGGTCAGCGAGATACAGCGCCTTGTCCTGCGCTATTCCTAGTATGTCTCGGGGGTGACATGGCAGTAAAGGTCGCTGCTCTCGCTGATAATGCTCCTCGAAAAGATATGTCAGTAGTGTTTGATCAAACTCGATCTGTTTCTCGATACAGACCTTTTTCCAGATTTCAGTAAATGCATACTCATCCAGCGTATCGAAAAAAACCTTATGGCCAATCCGGCGTAAGAAAGCCGCATCACCTAATTCAAGCGGATTAATATTGGTAGAAAAAATCAGAATCTCGTCAAAAGGCACTTCAAAGCTGTTACCGTTTGCCAGGCTGAGCAAATCTTTACGTTCTTCCATGGGGTAAATCCAGCGGTTAAATAACTCAACCGGACTGACCCGCTGTCGGCCCATATCATCAATGATGTACATGCCGTTATTGGCTTTAAGCTGAAGTGGCGCACGATAAATCTTAGTACTGGGCTCATATTTAACTTCCAGCATATCCAGAGTTAACTCACCACCGCTAATAACCACAGGACGTTTACATAATTTGTAACGTGGATCATGACCTTCGTTAAACAGCAAGTTAGGTCTGCCATCCGAATTCGCATCCGGATCGACAGCTTTGTGCACAAGTGGATCGTACAGCTGGATAATGCTTTCATTCACAGATATCGCATATGGAATCAGGCAGGCATCTGTCAGTAACCGGGTCAATCGCTGTGAAATATAGGTTTTACCTGTGCCGGGTGGGCCATAGATAACGATTGAGCGTCCCGAATTCATCGCTGGACCAAGCTGATCCAGTAAAGATGACCTGATAACAATATCCTGAAAAGCCTGCTGAGTTTCCTTCTGCTTAATAATCACCCGATGCACTGACTGAGCCTGAACAACTTTTTCATATTCAGATACAGGAACGGGAGCTGGGCCAATATAGCCACTTTTATTCATTGCTTCCTGACCGGCAATCCGCCCCAGGTCCGTCAGACTGTAATACAGTTCTTTGCTCTGCCCCAGACGGGGCAACACTTCAAGGCGACTTTCCTGGCGCAAATAATTGAGAATTTCTTCAATTACTGCACCGGACAAACAAACCCGATGGACTAACTGCGATATGGTCAGTCCACCCGCGTCATACAAATGCTTACTTATTAGCTCAACCAGAAACTGTTTACTTAAATAAGTATCTTCAATGCTGGTTGGTCGCGGTGCTAGCATCCGGAAAGACGACAATACAGTGCCATTGCCATTACCGTTGCCATTTACACCGGAGTTAGTACTGCCGCCACCATTAAGTAACGGATCTTGCTGGTGCTTTCTCATAAGGCACCGCCTGTGAGTAATTCACGCAGGTGATAAAACCCAAGTTGAGACTGATGCGCCAGCGCCAACACCGTTCCGGTAGTAATCGCCAGAGCATATGGAAAACGTAACGCTGCGGCTTCACCTTCCTGTGGCTGGATATAAATCAGCTTACGGGTGAAAAACAGCGTTTTAAAAATCAAAAAATAACGTTTCAAAAGCGCTAACAAACTGCCCTTAAACAGCACTACAAGTAACGCCAGAAACATACCTGCAATTAAGCTCAGTCCCGCTGCCTGAAACGCAGACAGCGGACCAAGCAGCGTTGCAGCAGCGGCCATCATTTTTACATCTCCGGCCGCCATCCCACCCGCTATATAAAAGGGAATGAAGATAAGAAAACCAACAACAAGGCCACTAAAGGCTGTCATTAAGCCACTCAGCCCTATCATTTCTAACTGGAATGCAACGCCACATATAAGAATCATCAAATTCAGTAAATTAGGAATTATATGTCTCGTAACATCAGATAATGTTGCTAGTAAGAGTAAGAACAGCAATACAAGCGTTACAGTTTCGCTAACTAATGTCTGTTGCATGTTGCAGTCCTCCTCTTAACTAAAACTAATCATCACGGCCTTATTAATAGCTTTTAAGAACCAGCAGTAATTGCATCTTCAAGACCTTCAATTGTGTTACCTACTGCTGTACCCAGGTCACCAAATGCAGTTACTACAGCAAGTCCCACTAAACTACCGGCAATTGCGTACTCAACTGTTGTCAGGCCTTCTTCATCTTTAAGGAATGCTGTTACCTGAGCAGTAATTGTTTGCATGTTCATAGGAAATTACCCCTGTTCGTTATGGCATGCAGTGCACACCTTATTATTCATTTCAATTTATTTTCTGGACTCTTGTTCTGATCGTTTCGGACCACGAAAAGTCGCTGTACATCAAATTTAGGAAGCGCCAGAAAATAACGTTAGGACTATTTTTTAAAACACTAGGACTATCTTTGCAGTCAGGTTTTATTTCGGATCTAAGTCAGTTGATATTGCAGTAAGTTATGTTTGGCAGGTGTTTGTTTTTTGATCTAAGGTTAAGAAACCCATTTTAGAAATGAAGCGTAAGGAAACGTGCGAATTACACTAAAAACAGCCAGGGAACAGGTGACAGAAAGGTAAAGTGAGGCCTTATGCACATAGCTACCATGCTCTGGGTTGACCTTAGAAATCAGTCAAATCAGTCATGTTTATCAAGCAGTTTTGAAGGTATTTGTCATACACAGACAGTCAAACAATCTTCCACATGCCCTCGCTTGTTAAACACCACTGAAGCGGACTTAATCTGTTTTGAATATGACTATCCGGACATACAAAGTTTGCATTTATTACAACAAACCCGGCAGTCTGAACCTGATTTACCTATCCTGATGTTTACGGAACAGCATTCAGAAGCCCTGGCAATATGGGCTTTTCGTACTGGTGTCTGGGACTATCACGTTAAACCATTATCTGAAGTTGATATGGTGCATATTACTGAATCATTGAAAACAGCCAGTGATTTTCGTGATGCTATCAAGCTTAGAAATACCCGCTGTGAAAGTGAGCCGCTGCCGGAAGAGGTTCGTTTCCGCGCACCCACTAGTGGTGAATCCATACTTCAGCACGCAATAAATTATGTTCAGAACCATTATCCCGAGAAGATTTTGGAGTCCGACATGGCTGATCTGTGCGGCCTGACAGTGAATAAGTTCTGTAGAATGTTCAAACAAACATATAGTCTGACATTCCAGGAATATTTAATTGGCTACCGCCTGAAAGAGTCTACCCGGTTGTTACTTAACCCTGTTGCAAGCATCGCAGATGTCGCCTTTACTGTTGGTTTTAACGACCCATCCTACTATGCCAGAGTATTCAAAAAATACATGGGAATCAGCCCGTCTGAATGTCGTCAGTTACTACGGGAAAAGCGTTCTTCTGACGCATTAGATACACGAATAATGGAAATGAAAATCCCTGTGTAAACAGAATCTTCCACAAAAAAACACCCGGTTATGCCGGGTATTTTTTTATTATCGTGCCTGATAAGCCTGCCAATGCTTCGTGCCCCAGGCGGCTAGCTTTCGCAGCCCTATGCCGGAACGCAATTCGAAAACTTCATAGTGAAAACGACTATTTCGTAAACCTCTGGCACCCAGCTGCTGCAAAAGAGATTCACGCATAGGCTTTGGTCCACAGTAATACACCCGAACTTCATCCAGACTGGCTTGCAGACTACCGCAAATATCATCTGCAGAAAGACGACCACGTACGGATGTTTCGATTAGATGCAAACTCAATTCGGGGCGTTTATCGACAATACTTTGTAATTCTTCCAGATGCGCAGCCTCATTCAGTTCACGCACACAGTAAAACAACTCAACCGGCGTAGAACACTTTTTATCCTGTGCCCAGGCGAGGAAAGGCGTAATACCTATGCCAGCAGCAATCCATACTTCGGCTTGCACATCCGGCACCCGTCGAAAATGCCCATATGCATTGCTCACATATACACGCATACCAGGTTCTGCCTTACGCTTTAGCTGACGGGTATAATCTCCCAATGCTTTAACAGTAAAACGTAGATTACCCTGCTGATCAGGCGCCTGGCTAATCGTAAATGGATGAGGCTCATCCAGCTGTTGGTCTGCAAATGACAAAAACGCGAACTGGCCCGACTGATGCTTAACAGCACGACCTTCCTGCTTTAAAGTCAGCGCCAGGGCACTGCCCTGAACTTCACGATTCACCACCTGGTATGCATAGCGACCGGTCATCCAGGTAAAAGGCATTAAAGTATACAAATAACACAGAATGCCCAGCACACAGAAACCCAGAGCATACATACCCAAAAGACTCTGCAATTCAAAAGGTTTTAACATAAAGACATAATGAAATGCGCCACAAACAAACATTGCACCCATAAATTTATGTGTTTTACGCCACAGGTGATAAGGCACAAAAGTAGCAATTGAAATAACCACTAATATCAGTAAGCCATAGAGACTCAGCTCACCAAGTGTTTCAGCCAGATCAACTAACCAGGTCTCCTGACCCAGCCCGTCGATTTCTGCATCTACCGTATCGTGAATAAGCACCGCTGCCATCGCAGCAATCCCTATCCATTTATGTAATACATAAATTCGATCAAGCCCGCCAAATACCCATTCCAGCCACCTCATTCGAGTGGCCAGTAATTGAGATATTCCCATCAGAACCAGAGCAGCAATGCCAATATATTGTGAAAATAAAGCCCCTGTATCATATTTTCCAAACAGAGGAATGAAACTATATAAGGGAAAAAAAACGGCGATTAAGACCAATAAAACACCAACAATTCGCATATAAACATCCTGCTGTAAAAGAAATATAAACTGTTTTAACAGTCAGTCATTACCGTTACGTAAATGCCGGTTCAAATTCTGTAGTTGCTGCAGTAACTGCTTAAACTCAACGGTTTCCAAACCTGTTGAACAGGCTACTTCTTGTTGAATAGAAGTAATTTCCGGGGTTAATTCACGGGCTTTATCTGTCAGGCCCACCATGACTTTACGCTCATCTTCTGCGTCACGGTAGCGGTTAATCAGGCCAGCCTGTTGCATACGCTTCAACAGAGGCGAAAGCGTACCTGAATCCAGAAATAGTCGCTCGCCAAGTGCTTTGACTGTTACCTCGTCTTCCGGCGTCAACGCCAGAAATACAAGGTACTGGGGATAGGTCATATTCAGGCGACCCAGCAAGCTTTTATACTCTTTGGTTATCGCCTGAGCGGTCGAATAAAGCGCAAAACATAAGCGCTCATCGAGTAAAGAAAGGTCATCTGTTGCAGTCATCTGCGGATCTATTCCAACGCTGAGGGCGGTACAAAAAGCAGAGCTATGCCCTGCTACTTTGTTCTGGAATATATCATGAAGCTAAGCCAAGCCGGAATTTATTGCTCCAGCATCAAACTGAAACTAACCGGAACGGTATAACCTATGTTGTCCAATCCAGCCAAGGACTTGAGCTTATCAATACCTGCTGTCAGACCAAAGGTTTCGGCACTCAGAACTACAGGTTGGCTGCTGCTGGCAAGAATCTGCTGACCGTCTGACATGAGACTGACTTTCACTTTCAAAGGTTTTTCCAGCCCATGAAAGCTAAGAGTGGCATCAACTTCAGCATTCGAAAAACCACCATCTTTTGCTGTCTGCATAATTTCAGCCGGTAGTTGGCTGGTCAGAGTTGCCATCTTAAACTTTGAAGTTTCAAACAGATGCTCACGCATTCGATCGTTACGTATTCCGATATTTGTTTCGATACTGTCCAGATCCAGCTGAATTGACAACTCACCTGCATCATTTAACTGCCCGGCCAGACGGGTAATATGAAACACTTCGGCGATATGTACTTTCTTTACCGATAAAAAATTCAAACTGGATTTCTGATTGTTTAATTGCCAGTCAGCCTGAGCCCCCATGCTGGCAGCCAGCATACAGGCAGCCAGTGCCGATGCCGGTAATAACCGTGTTAGCGTATTCAGATTCATTACTTTTCTCCTTAAATTTAAACATCAGATCCGTTATAACTTCCAGAGCAGAGCACCCAAATTAGCTCTCCTCTGGCAGCATACATAATCAGATAATATTCAGTACAACGTCAACATTGTTACGGGTTGCATTAGAATATGGGCAAACTTCATGCGCTGCCGAAATGAGTGTATCCAGTTCATCACGCGCCATGTCAGGCACTTCAATGTTCAGCACTACATTAATATTAAATCCCTGCCCTACAGGACCGATGCCCACTTCGCCATTAACCTTAGTCGCTGCGCTCAGCAACTGCCCGTTTCTCTGTGCGACTACTTTCATCGCACCAATAAAGCAGGCTGCATAACCCGCAGCAAATAGCTGCTCAGGGTTCACACCAAACTTACCCGCACCGCCTAAGGCCCTGGGCGTAGTGAGCGGCATATCCAACGCACCGTCATCAGAACGAACGTACCCTTCACGCCCACCTGTTGCTTCAGCTTTAGCTACATATAAGGTTTTATCTAATTGCATACGATTACTCCGGATAGATATGACTTTATGCATATAAAGTATTACACAATTAAATTGTGCGCAATTAATATTTAGTAATCTGTTAGCAAAACCTTCCGCTAGCCCATAAAAAAAGCCTGTCCAAAGACAGGCTTTTATCACTATCAGCTCGATTATTCAGACAATTGAACTGGCTAGTTAGATTTTAGCTTTCGATAATCGGTCACCGGTAAGCCACCTATCCCCCAGTCCTCAAGCGGAACCTCATCAATCACTACAAAAGTAGTTGCTGGCTGCTTATTTAAAACCTTAGAGAGCAACTCAGTAACACCGGCAATCAACTCAGCTTTCTGCTCCTGTGTTGGCCCCGTATTATCAATACCACCTTCTTTCGTTACTTTAATATTTACATAAGGCATTTATAGCTTCTCCGTTTCAGTATCATTCAGCTGGCCTGAATTCATTAATCATTGATAAGTAAAAACTTTGGACATGATCCGCCAGCCATGCTGATCAAAAGTTAATGTTAAAAAATCCGTATATTCCCGCTCTAACATAGTCATTGAGGCTTTAACAAACGCCAAACGCTCACCACCAAGCTCAACTGAGATAATTCGTTCGCAACGGGCATCACCATTAGCAGCAGGTGGTATACGTTTATCCACCGCAGCGAAATATTCAGCCAGCGACTTATTCATGTAGTCGCCTTCTACCATATTCACGTAACGTGCATCCGGATGAAAAACCTTTGCCAATACCTCAGTATCAGCCAGATACAGACCTTCAAAATACACATCCATAGCACTGCAAATAGTCGCTATTGCTTTTGCTGACTCATTCATCAGACCAGCCCTTCAGCTTTAAAAGCTTCCTGAACCGCCGGACGTTTGCTCACCCGCTCAACAAAACGGGCAATCCTGGGCCAGGGATGCAAATTGATACCGACAAAATTAGCCCAGTTACTGACCACAAAAAGATAAGCATCTGCCACAGAAAAATCACTGCCCGACAGATATTCACGGTCATCTGCAAACAAGTCATTCAGATAATTAAATTTGCTATTCAGACTTGCCCTGGCATTGTCTTTATCAGCTTCAGTGGCTGTTCCTGAGAAAAATGCCCCAAAAGCTTTATGCAGCTCAGAACTGACATAATTCAGATGCTCTTGCAGCCGAACCCGCTCGATAGTTCCTGCAGTAGGCGCCAGACGACCCGGTGCGCAGTGATCTGCAATATATTGCAGTATCGCAGCGCCCTCGGTAAGAACGTCACCGGACTCTAACTGCAGTACAGGCACATAACCTTTAGGATTGATCTCACTAAAATCCATGCCTGACTGGGTTCGGCCGATGTCAGTATCAACCGCTTCAAGTTCGAAGCCAGCCCCTGATTCGCGCAAAATAATATGTGATGCCAACGAACAGGCACCCGGTTTATAAAACAGCTTCATCGCTTGTCCTCTTCTCAATACATGATCAACAAGAGCAAGCGTACAGAGACAAATAAACTATAAATAACATTGTTTTTTCAATATCATGATCTAAAAATCAGATCGAGATACCCATACGTGACATACGAACAGCTCCTTATTCTTCAGGCAATAGTCAGTGAAGGAACTTTCAGAAGCGCCGCCGAACACCTGCACAAATCGCAATCGGCAGTCAGTCATATGTTAAAAAAACTGGAAGATGATATTGGCTTTCTGCTGTTTTCCCGTGAAGCATATCGTCCGCAACTTACTCCCGAAGGAGAAGTATTTTATCGCCAGGCAACCCGTGCTATTCAGCAAATGCAACAACTGCGCACAACCGCCCGAAATTTAAAAGCCAGACACGAAGCTTTTGTATCCCTTGCAGTAACAGCAACCTACCCTTTAACCCCTGTTTTAGAGGTTATCGGTCATATCAAGCAACAATACCCCACGACGGACATTAACCTCTCCCGCGAAACAATGGCTGGCCCACTGGAGCGGCTATTACAGCAGGAAGCCGACATCATTATTGCCACAATGGACGGCGTACCGGTTGATCAGGTAGAAGCCATTCCATTCGCTAATATCACCATAGTCCCTGTTGCTCATCCCGATTTCGAAGCAGCACAAAATCCACAGATGAAAACGATTAGCGAAATTCAAAGCTATACACAGATTATTGTTGCCGACAGCAGCACAAGCGCTACCAGCCAAAGCAGAGACCTTTTGCCTGGAGGACTCCGCTGGACGGTCTCTGATTTTGCAGCAAAAAAAGAAATCCTGCTCGCAAAGCAAGGCTGGGGAGGGATTCCCACACATATGATTGAAGAAGAACTTGCCAACGGCAGCCTGGTCGCACTTAATGTCGAAGGTTACCCACCTCGCTATTCTCAGCTATTTCAAATCCGGCGGAGAAATTCAAATACAGGAATAGTTGCACAGGCAATCTGGCAACAACTCACAGAATTACAGCACTCAACCACATGATATAAAACGTAAACACCTACCCCAGAAACGAAAAAAGCCAACCTTTCGGTTAGCCTCTTCTGTTTTATCACGCTGGTAGCGGGGCCAGACTCAAACTAACCACCTTCGCCCGGGGTTATAAAGAGCTGAGCCCGACGAGCCACACTGAAATATAATCTCAAATTTCAGGCATAAAAAAAGCCTATCTATAAAGATAAGCCTCTCTTTCTTACGTTGGTAACAGAGGCCAGATTCGAACTTATGACCTTCGCCTGGGT
The DNA window shown above is from Aliamphritea ceti and carries:
- a CDS encoding ferredoxin reductase family protein, whose translation is MRIVGVLLVLIAVFFPLYSFIPLFGKYDTGALFSQYIGIAALVLMGISQLLATRMRWLEWVFGGLDRIYVLHKWIGIAAMAAVLIHDTVDAEIDGLGQETWLVDLAETLGELSLYGLLILVVISIATFVPYHLWRKTHKFMGAMFVCGAFHYVFMLKPFELQSLLGMYALGFCVLGILCYLYTLMPFTWMTGRYAYQVVNREVQGSALALTLKQEGRAVKHQSGQFAFLSFADQQLDEPHPFTISQAPDQQGNLRFTVKALGDYTRQLKRKAEPGMRVYVSNAYGHFRRVPDVQAEVWIAAGIGITPFLAWAQDKKCSTPVELFYCVRELNEAAHLEELQSIVDKRPELSLHLIETSVRGRLSADDICGSLQASLDEVRVYYCGPKPMRESLLQQLGARGLRNSRFHYEVFELRSGIGLRKLAAWGTKHWQAYQAR
- a CDS encoding MarR family winged helix-turn-helix transcriptional regulator, whose translation is MTATDDLSLLDERLCFALYSTAQAITKEYKSLLGRLNMTYPQYLVFLALTPEDEVTVKALGERLFLDSGTLSPLLKRMQQAGLINRYRDAEDERKVMVGLTDKARELTPEITSIQQEVACSTGLETVEFKQLLQQLQNLNRHLRNGND
- a CDS encoding YceI family protein encodes the protein MNLNTLTRLLPASALAACMLAASMGAQADWQLNNQKSSLNFLSVKKVHIAEVFHITRLAGQLNDAGELSIQLDLDSIETNIGIRNDRMREHLFETSKFKMATLTSQLPAEIMQTAKDGGFSNAEVDATLSFHGLEKPLKVKVSLMSDGQQILASSSQPVVLSAETFGLTAGIDKLKSLAGLDNIGYTVPVSFSLMLEQ
- a CDS encoding organic hydroperoxide resistance protein; this translates as MQLDKTLYVAKAEATGGREGYVRSDDGALDMPLTTPRALGGAGKFGVNPEQLFAAGYAACFIGAMKVVAQRNGQLLSAATKVNGEVGIGPVGQGFNINVVLNIEVPDMARDELDTLISAAHEVCPYSNATRNNVDVVLNII
- a CDS encoding tautomerase family protein, which codes for MPYVNIKVTKEGGIDNTGPTQEQKAELIAGVTELLSKVLNKQPATTFVVIDEVPLEDWGIGGLPVTDYRKLKSN
- a CDS encoding nuclear transport factor 2 family protein → MNESAKAIATICSAMDVYFEGLYLADTEVLAKVFHPDARYVNMVEGDYMNKSLAEYFAAVDKRIPPAANGDARCERIISVELGGERLAFVKASMTMLEREYTDFLTLTFDQHGWRIMSKVFTYQ
- the gstA gene encoding glutathione transferase GstA gives rise to the protein MKLFYKPGACSLASHIILRESGAGFELEAVDTDIGRTQSGMDFSEINPKGYVPVLQLESGDVLTEGAAILQYIADHCAPGRLAPTAGTIERVRLQEHLNYVSSELHKAFGAFFSGTATEADKDNARASLNSKFNYLNDLFADDREYLSGSDFSVADAYLFVVSNWANFVGINLHPWPRIARFVERVSKRPAVQEAFKAEGLV
- a CDS encoding LysR family transcriptional regulator, producing MTYEQLLILQAIVSEGTFRSAAEHLHKSQSAVSHMLKKLEDDIGFLLFSREAYRPQLTPEGEVFYRQATRAIQQMQQLRTTARNLKARHEAFVSLAVTATYPLTPVLEVIGHIKQQYPTTDINLSRETMAGPLERLLQQEADIIIATMDGVPVDQVEAIPFANITIVPVAHPDFEAAQNPQMKTISEIQSYTQIIVADSSTSATSQSRDLLPGGLRWTVSDFAAKKEILLAKQGWGGIPTHMIEEELANGSLVALNVEGYPPRYSQLFQIRRRNSNTGIVAQAIWQQLTELQHSTT